From Cygnus atratus isolate AKBS03 ecotype Queensland, Australia chromosome 1, CAtr_DNAZoo_HiC_assembly, whole genome shotgun sequence, the proteins below share one genomic window:
- the SYPL1 gene encoding synaptophysin-like protein 1 — protein sequence MFGLRVDIGMLLEPLGFIKVLQWIFSIFAFATCGGFHGETTLLVSCKGVVNKTVTAAFAYPFRLNTIVFNAPDPKRCGGTWTDSYLVGNFSSSAQFFVTLAVLVLLYCIAALVVYVGYKHVYQHNSKFPLTDLLVTVIITFLWLVSTSAWAKALADIKISTGASIISQIDSCNAPGTTCHFVSVTRMGTLNVSVVFGLLNMVLWGGNIWFVYKDTNLHNQSNKISQVAGMYPAQRI from the exons ATGTTTGGTTTGCGGGTGGACATTGGCATGCTGCTGGAGCCCCTGGGCTTCATAAAGGTCCTTCAGTGG attttttccatttttgcttttgcaacCTGCGGAGGCTTTCATGGTGAAACTACCCTTTTAGTTTCCTGTAAGGGTGTGGTGAACAAAACTGTAACAGCTGCTTTTGCATATCCATTCAG gctgaataCTATTGTATTTAATGCACCAGATCCAAAACGCTGTGGTGGTACTTGGACTGACAGCTATCTCGTGGGCAACTTCTCCTCTTCTGCGCAGTTCTTCGTTACACTTGCAGTGTTGGTATTACTCTACTGCATTGCTGCCCTTGTTGTTTACGTTGGATATAAGCATGTGTATCAACACAATAGCAAGTTTCCACTAACT gaCTTACTTGTCACTGTCATAATAACCTTTCTGTGGCTAGTCAGTACTTCTGCTTGGGCAAAGGCACTTGCTGACATCAAAATATCCACGGGGGCCAGTATTATTTCACAAATTGACTCTTGCAACGCACCAGGAACAACTTGTCACTTTGTTTCTGTGACTAGAATGGGAACTCTGAATGTGTCTGTG GTATTTGGCTTACTTAATATGGTTTTGTGGGGAGGAAATATTTGGTTTGTATACAAGGACACCAACTTGCACAACCAGTCAAACAAAATTTCTCAAGTTGCAGGAATGTATCCAGCTCAAAGAATATGA